One window of Candidatus Regiella endosymbiont of Tuberolachnus salignus genomic DNA carries:
- the istB gene encoding IS21-like element helper ATPase IstB: MMEMENLLIRLKMDYLGDALESLCEEATKKALNYREFLQQALAQEWNGRHQKGLESRLKQARLPWIKTLEQFDFTFQPSIDRKIIRELAGLRFVEHHENVILLGPPGVGKTHLAIALAVKAATAGHRVLFMPLDRLCCTLMKAKQENRLERQLQQLCYARVLILDEIGYLPMNREEASLFFRLLSRRYEKASIILTSNKSFTDWGDVFGDHILATAILDRLLHHSTTLNIKGESYRLKNKRKAGMLPIKTTDIIQAPGIETQQEN, from the coding sequence CTGATGGAAATGGAAAACTTGTTGATACGGTTAAAAATGGATTACCTGGGCGATGCGTTGGAGAGTTTATGTGAAGAAGCCACCAAGAAAGCACTGAACTACCGTGAATTTCTCCAGCAGGCATTAGCCCAGGAATGGAACGGGCGTCACCAAAAAGGCTTGGAATCGCGGTTAAAACAAGCACGTTTGCCGTGGATAAAAACCTTGGAGCAATTTGACTTTACTTTCCAACCAAGTATAGACAGGAAAATTATCCGCGAGCTGGCGGGGCTGAGGTTTGTCGAACATCATGAAAACGTCATTTTGTTAGGCCCACCTGGGGTAGGGAAAACGCATTTGGCGATAGCGCTGGCTGTCAAGGCAGCTACAGCTGGGCATCGGGTATTGTTTATGCCTCTGGATAGACTCTGCTGTACCTTAATGAAGGCAAAGCAAGAAAACCGTCTGGAACGCCAACTTCAGCAACTGTGCTATGCCAGGGTATTAATACTGGATGAAATCGGGTATTTACCGATGAATCGCGAAGAAGCTAGCCTATTTTTCAGGTTATTGAGCCGTCGTTATGAAAAGGCGAGCATCATTCTCACATCAAATAAAAGTTTTACTGATTGGGGGGACGTATTCGGTGATCACATTTTAGCAACTGCGATTTTAGACAGGCTTTTACATCATTCAACCACATTGAATATTAAAGGAGAAAGCTATCGACTCAAAAATAAACGCAAAGCAGGCATGTTGCCTATAAAAACGACTGATATTATCCAGGCGCCTGGAATAGAAACCCAACAGGAAAATTAG
- the istA gene encoding IS21 family transposase, which yields MLRREDHYMIKQRHQQGAFIVDIAHQIGCSEKTVRRHISYPAPPTAKRGKKQVAKLEPFKDYIDSRLSEQVWNAAVIFEEIREKGYRGGSAMLRRYIHPKRPLRASKNTVRFETLPGYQLQHDWGEIIVEVAGSACTVNFAVNTLGFSRRFHVFAAPKQDAEHTYESLVRSFNYFGGSVKNVLVDNQKAAVIKHGQNGHIEFNAGFLQLANHYGFSPRACKPYRPQTKGKTERMVGYVKHNFFTRYRQFESFAHVNQLLAMWLAKVADQRHLRQFKQTPENRFAEEKIALMPLPATDFDTSYFDLRQVAWDSYIDVRGNRYSVPSFWCGRAVNIRIGLDNTLRIYGDEQLLATHLLQEVTQGWQKVPEHHQALWQQVNRVASRSLSVYEELL from the coding sequence ATGCTAAGAAGAGAGGACCACTACATGATAAAACAACGCCATCAACAGGGGGCATTTATTGTTGATATTGCCCATCAGATAGGGTGTTCAGAAAAAACGGTGAGACGGCACATTAGCTATCCTGCGCCGCCAACAGCAAAACGCGGTAAAAAACAGGTTGCTAAACTCGAGCCCTTTAAAGACTACATCGATTCAAGGTTGAGTGAACAGGTTTGGAATGCGGCGGTTATTTTTGAGGAAATCCGTGAAAAAGGCTACCGGGGTGGGAGTGCGATGCTCCGACGTTATATACATCCCAAACGTCCGCTCAGGGCCTCGAAAAACACGGTACGCTTTGAAACCCTCCCCGGTTATCAACTTCAACACGATTGGGGAGAAATCATCGTTGAGGTGGCAGGCTCTGCCTGTACGGTTAATTTTGCCGTTAATACGCTCGGTTTTTCGCGTCGCTTTCATGTCTTTGCTGCCCCTAAGCAAGATGCTGAGCACACGTATGAATCGCTGGTTCGCAGCTTCAATTACTTCGGTGGCAGCGTAAAAAATGTCTTGGTAGATAACCAAAAAGCCGCTGTTATCAAACATGGACAAAATGGCCACATCGAGTTCAATGCGGGCTTCCTGCAACTGGCTAATCACTATGGGTTTAGCCCTCGCGCCTGTAAGCCTTATCGACCGCAAACGAAAGGCAAAACCGAACGGATGGTGGGCTATGTTAAACACAATTTTTTCACTCGCTACCGTCAGTTTGAGAGTTTCGCTCATGTTAATCAACTGCTAGCGATGTGGCTGGCGAAAGTGGCAGACCAGCGTCATCTTCGTCAATTCAAGCAGACACCGGAAAATCGTTTTGCTGAGGAAAAAATAGCCTTGATGCCACTCCCTGCGACTGATTTCGATACCAGCTACTTCGACCTACGACAAGTGGCATGGGACAGCTATATCGATGTCAGAGGTAATCGCTATAGCGTGCCTTCATTCTGGTGTGGTCGTGCGGTTAATATTCGTATCGGTTTAGATAATACGCTACGTATTTACGGCGATGAGCAACTGCTCGCGACGCATCTCTTGCAGGAGGTAACGCAGGGCTGGCAAAAGGTGCCAGAACATCATCAAGCCCTTTGGCAACAGGTCAATCGAGTAGCGTCTCGTTCGCTCAGTGTGTATGAGGAGCTACTCTGA
- the osmE gene encoding osmotically-inducible lipoprotein OsmE — protein MKKIIMACSVMMLVGCTGLALINNFGSEPLVTAAAQVGATQQQILQVAGQPHNRQAIRNGSGTCFDYMLQKEGRSTAFYVAFNPQGLVTAHGFTTCNTADQQGGLKAGQPNRQVYY, from the coding sequence ATGAAAAAAATCATTATGGCTTGTAGTGTTATGATGTTGGTGGGATGCACTGGCTTGGCACTGATCAACAACTTTGGCAGTGAACCTTTGGTCACTGCAGCGGCACAGGTCGGTGCCACCCAACAACAAATTTTGCAGGTGGCCGGGCAACCTCACAACCGTCAAGCTATCCGTAATGGTAGTGGCACCTGTTTTGATTATATGTTGCAAAAAGAAGGTCGCTCTACCGCTTTTTACGTCGCTTTCAATCCACAGGGCTTGGTAACGGCGCATGGTTTTACCACCTGTAACACCGCTGACCAGCAGGGGGGATTAAAAGCTGGTCAACCTAATCGCCAGGTTTATTACTGA